CACCGGCATCCGGAGGGCGCCTTCGCCCACCTAGAACGGGTTGTCGCGCTCTCCGACCGATTCGGCAGCAACCCGATCGACGCTCCGAGAGCGTGAATCCACCACATTGCCGAAGCGATCCCGATCCGAGCCCGCCAACGCTCACGGCCGAGACATCCACAACCTGTCCCATGATCAATGAGACGCGACTTCATTGATTCGTCCGGTCCATTCTGAGGCACCGCAGCTCATGAGGTCTCCTCCCTCAAGTTCAACGAGACAGAACCGACCGGGTCGAGACTGTCGCGGCGGGCGGGCTGGACGTCGTCCCGCCGCGACTGCCGCACACCTTCGGCGCGGCGGTACGGGCGCGACCTGCTGGCCGTCCTCGCGCCGGGGGTCGAATGCTTCGGCAACTTCCGGCGGCTGGCCCGCGTCCAGCACGAGCTGGAGCCGTTCGACGGGCTGCGGTCCGGGCAGGACCGCCATGCCGAGCACTTCGTGGACACCTAGCGTGCGGCGGCGAAGCGGGCGCGGCCGCCCGAGATGACCGTCGTCCCGTCCACGGCCGCCTCGAACAGGACCGCCCCGCCCTCGGGACCGGCACCGTCCCGCCAGGTGCTCACCTGGAGCGCGTCACCGGGGAAGACGGGCGCGGCGAAGCGGCCTTCGAGCTCGGCCAGGTCGGCGGGGTGGGCGCCGAGGGACCCGGCGAGCGGGAGGGTGACGGCCGCGAGCGTGCACAGGCCGTGCATGATCGGTCGCGGCATCCCGGCCGCCTTCGCCGCCTCCGGATCGATGTGCAGGTGGTGGCGGTCGCCGAGCAGCCGGTAGAGGGCCGCCTGGTCGGACGCCGTGCGGACGGTCAGCACGCCGTCCGGGGCGCCCTCGGGACGGCGCCGGGACGACGGGCCCCGGTCGCCGCCGAAACCGCCGCTCCCCGGCGCGAAAAGCGACCAGGTCGCCTCGAAGTACTCGCTCTCGACCACCACGTCGAAGACGGCGGCCGAGCCCTTGTCCCACACGTCGGTGACGCGTGCGCTCATCTCCACCGAGCCCGAGCGCGGCAGCGGCTTCAGGACGCGGAGGCGCTGCGTCCCGTGGACGGCCGTCCGCACGTCGAACGCGCCCGCCGAGCCCAGGACGTCCGGCGCCCACTGGGCCAGGGTGAGCACGAACGTGGGCAGGACCCGGAGCCTCTCCTCGAACACGAGGTCCAGATCCGCCGCCCCCGCCCCCACCGCGAGCGCGTAGAGGATGGGCCGCGTCTCGTCGTAGGTCACCGTCCGCGAGCCGAGCGTGCGGCCCTGCCACTCATGGTTCCGGGTCATTGGTCCGCTCCGAGGATCAGCCCGCTGGTCGGGACGCCGGTACCGGCGGTGACGAGGACGTTGTGGACGTCGCCCGGCTGGTTCACCGAGGTGCCCCGGACGAGCCGGACGGCCTCGGCGATGCCGTTCATCCCGTGGATGTAGGCCTCGCCGAGCTGGCCGCCGTGGGTGTTGGCGGGCAGCCGGCCGCCGAGCTCCAGGTTGCCGTCGGCGACGAAGTCCTTGCCCTCCCCCTTCGCGCAGAAGCCCAGCTCCTCCAGCTGCGGGAGGACGAGCGGGGTGAAGTGGTCGTAGAGGATCGCCGCCTGGACGTCGGCCGGGGTGAGCCGCGACTGCCCGTAGAGCTGCCGCCCCACCAGGCCCATCTCCGGGATGCCGGTGATCTCCGAGCGGTAGTAGCTGGTCATCATGTGCTGGTCGTTGCCGGAGCCCTGCGCCGCGCCCCAGACCACGGCGGGCCGGTGCGGGAGGTCGCGGGCCCGCTCGGCGGAGACGACGACGAGGGCCTGGCCGCCGTCGCTCTCCTGGCAGCAGTCCAGCAGCCGGAGCGGCTCGGCGATCCAGCGGGACGCCTGGTGGTCCTCCAGCGTGATCGGCCGCCCGTAGAACCACGCGGCCGGGTTCGCGGCGGCGTGCCTGCGGTCGACGACGGCGATGCGGCCGAAGTCCTCGCTGGTCGCGCCGTACTCGTGCATGTAGCGGCGGGCGAACATCGCGACCCACTGGGCGGGGGTCGAGAGCCCGAACGGGTTCATCCACGCGTACGCGGCGCTGTCTGCGCTGACGTCCATCGGGCGGTCGGCCTGCCCGAGGCCGTAGCGGGTGCCGGACCGCTCGTTGAACGCGCGGTAGCACACGACGACGTCGGCGACGCCGGTCGCGACGGCCATCGCGGCCTGCTGGACGGTGCCGCAGGCCGCGCCGCCGCCGTGCCCGACGCGCGAGAAGAACTTCAGCTCGCCGATGCCGAGGTTGCGCGCGATGTGGATCTCGGAGCTGGTGTCGGCGGTGAAGGTCACCATGCCGTCCACGTCGGACGGCTGGAGCCCCGCGTCCACGATCGCGGCGAGCACCGCCTCGCAGGCGAGCCGCAGCTCGCTGCGGCCCGACTCCTTGGAGAACTCGGTGGCGCCGATCCCGGCGACCGCGGCCGCCCCTGGCAGCACGCTCATGCGCCGCTCCCCTGTACTTCGACGGCCCGTGCTTGGACGACCGGTACTTCGACGGCGGGCAGTTCGACCACGACGGTGCCGGTGACGTGCGGGCCGATCG
The sequence above is a segment of the Actinomadura coerulea genome. Coding sequences within it:
- a CDS encoding lipid-transfer protein; its protein translation is MSVLPGAAAVAGIGATEFSKESGRSELRLACEAVLAAIVDAGLQPSDVDGMVTFTADTSSEIHIARNLGIGELKFFSRVGHGGGAACGTVQQAAMAVATGVADVVVCYRAFNERSGTRYGLGQADRPMDVSADSAAYAWMNPFGLSTPAQWVAMFARRYMHEYGATSEDFGRIAVVDRRHAAANPAAWFYGRPITLEDHQASRWIAEPLRLLDCCQESDGGQALVVVSAERARDLPHRPAVVWGAAQGSGNDQHMMTSYYRSEITGIPEMGLVGRQLYGQSRLTPADVQAAILYDHFTPLVLPQLEELGFCAKGEGKDFVADGNLELGGRLPANTHGGQLGEAYIHGMNGIAEAVRLVRGTSVNQPGDVHNVLVTAGTGVPTSGLILGADQ
- a CDS encoding MaoC/PaaZ C-terminal domain-containing protein — encoded protein: MTRNHEWQGRTLGSRTVTYDETRPILYALAVGAGAADLDLVFEERLRVLPTFVLTLAQWAPDVLGSAGAFDVRTAVHGTQRLRVLKPLPRSGSVEMSARVTDVWDKGSAAVFDVVVESEYFEATWSLFAPGSGGFGGDRGPSSRRRPEGAPDGVLTVRTASDQAALYRLLGDRHHLHIDPEAAKAAGMPRPIMHGLCTLAAVTLPLAGSLGAHPADLAELEGRFAAPVFPGDALQVSTWRDGAGPEGGAVLFEAAVDGTTVISGGRARFAAAR